Within Gemmatimonadota bacterium, the genomic segment AGCCCCTTGCACTCGGCCCAGTCGGGAGCCGTCGTGAGTTCCAGCGCGCTCTCGAGGTCGAGCCGGCAGACATTCTCGAGGAAGGTGGGCGTGCCGCCGCCGCGGTTCCGCACCACGGACCGGATCTCCACTTCCTCGCCGATCGTCGGCTCCGCCGGAGTGACGGTGACGCGCTGCACGAGTCCACCGAAGAGTTCGATCTCCGTCTCGCCGATCGCCGTACGCAGATCGGCGGTCTCGACCGGCGAACCGCACGCGAGCGGTCCGGCGGCGCTGAGGAGGACCGTCATCGCGAAGAGCGCTCGCGCCACTCCACCGCGCGTGATCGTCAAGGACATGCTGGACTCCGGGAGAAGGTGACGTGCGGGCTCCCCGCAACGAACCCGCCACCTGACGGCATTGCGATCTCCGCGGGACCGACCGATCCTACGCTGGGACCAGTCGCTCGGATCACCGCCAACGGCAGCAGAGGTCCATGACGCACCGGGATGTCGCCTCAGCGCTCCTCGCGATGTACGACGCGGCGATCGACGCGGCCGATCCGGCGCGCGCCGTTCGCGACGGACTGCGCGCGCACGAGGTCGCGCTCGAACTTCGGCGCGACCGGCCGCACTGGATCATCGCGCTGGGCAAGGCGGCGCACGCGATGGCCGGGGAGGCGGTCCGTCATCTGGACGCGAATGGCCTCCGACCTGCCGGCGGCCTCATCGTCGGGCCGAGCGATCGGCCCTCGGCTCACCCGGCCCTGGCATGCGTCGCCGGGGACCACCCGGTCCCGGGTGCACGGTCCGCGCAGGCCGCCGACGCGCTCACGGCGCTCACCGAACGGATCGCGGCGGACGACGTCGTGCTCCTCCTCGTGTCCGGCGGCACGTCGAGTCTCGTCGGCGCGCCCATCCCGGGCGTGCGCGCAGAGGATCTCGCCGCGTTGCATACGCTCCTGCTCGGCGCGGGGGTGCCGATCTCGCGCATCAACGCGGTGCGGAAGCGCTTCTCTCGGTGGGGCGCGGGACGCCTCGCCGAGGCGCTGACCGGTGCCTGCGTCGTACCGATCCTCCTCGCTGACGTGCCCAACGAGGATCCCGCGATGATCGGTTCTGGTCCGGTGAGCCCGGACCCGCTCGACGCGCGCCAGGTCGAGCGCCTCCTGCGCGATGCCGGGATCGCGATGCGCGTGCCGCTCTCCATCGCCGCTTCGCTCGGCGCGATGCGCGCCGGACTCCTGCCGGAGACGCCCAAGCCCGGGCAGGCGGCATTCGCGCAGGTGGCCGAACCGTTCGTGGTCGGCAATGCCGCCGCGCTCGACGCCGTCGGCGCCTGCGCGAGTACCGCCGGGCTCGGTCCCGTGCTGCTCTCCCGCACGCCGTTGCAGGGGGATGCGACCGCTGCGGGGCGGGTGATCGCACACGCCCTCGCCCGCGCTCCGGCGGGCGCCGTGCTGGCGTGGGGGGGCGAGACCACCGTGCGGCTCCCCGACGACCATGGGCTCGGCGGCCGGTGCCAGCAACTCGCGCTCGCGGCGGCCGAAGTCCTCGACGACCTCGACGTGCGGGACGGGTGGTTGCTCGCGGCCGGGACCGATGGGCGGGACGGGCCGGGGAGCGCGGCCGGGGCACGGATCGGACCGGGGGCGTGGCGCGCGAGCGCCGAGGCGGGCGGCGACCCCAAGCGCTCGCTCCGTCGCTGCGATGCCTTCGCCGCGCTCGATGCGGCCGCGGCGATCCTCCCGGCACGCGACACCGGGACGAACGTCATGGATATCGTAGTGGCGGTGCGCGCGTAGCGGGGTGAAATTCCCGCATGAGCACCCGAGCCCCGTTCACGGTCGCCATCATCCAGGATGGCGTCGAATCGACCGCGTCCGCGACCCTCGTCGCGACCGAACAGCGCATCCGCGATGCCGCCGGCAAGGGCGCGCAGGTGATCTGCCTGAAGGAGCTGTTCAACGCCCCGTACTTCTGCAAGCGGCTCGACGCCTCGCGCTTCGACCTCGCCGAGGAGGTGACCGGCGCGACCGTCACGCGCCTGCAGGCGGTCGCGAAGGAGCTGGCGATCGTGCTCGTCGTGCCGATCTACGAGCGGCAGGGACCGGGCGTGTATCGCAACAGCGCCTGCGTGATCGACGCCGACGGCGCGCTGCTCGGCGTCTATCGCAAGATGCACATCCCGCACGACCCGCTCTTCGAGGAGAAGTACTACTTCGCTCCCGGCGAGTCGACGGCGCCGGTGCAGCCGAAGGGCGTGCGTGGGCCTGACGGCGAGGCGGGCGGCTTCATGGTCTGGAAGACGCGCTACGCGACGATCGGCGTGCTCATCTGCTGGGACCAGTGGTATCCCGAGGGCGCGCGCATCAACGCGCTCCTCGGCGCGGACATCCTGTTCTATCCGACGGCGATCGGGTGGCACCCGGCCGAGAAGGCCGAATGGGGCGCGGCGCAGGTCGATGCGTG encodes:
- a CDS encoding carbon-nitrogen hydrolase, with product MSTRAPFTVAIIQDGVESTASATLVATEQRIRDAAGKGAQVICLKELFNAPYFCKRLDASRFDLAEEVTGATVTRLQAVAKELAIVLVVPIYERQGPGVYRNSACVIDADGALLGVYRKMHIPHDPLFEEKYYFAPGESTAPVQPKGVRGPDGEAGGFMVWKTRYATIGVLICWDQWYPEGARINALLGADILFYPTAIGWHPAEKAEWGAAQVDAWRTAQRAHAIANGVFVASPNRAGFEPEAGTDGIEFFGHSMIVDPYGRFMAQAETGDATLIATCDPALIEYTRRNWPFLRDRRVDAYGPILNRWIGS
- a CDS encoding DUF4147 domain-containing protein; this encodes MTHRDVASALLAMYDAAIDAADPARAVRDGLRAHEVALELRRDRPHWIIALGKAAHAMAGEAVRHLDANGLRPAGGLIVGPSDRPSAHPALACVAGDHPVPGARSAQAADALTALTERIAADDVVLLLVSGGTSSLVGAPIPGVRAEDLAALHTLLLGAGVPISRINAVRKRFSRWGAGRLAEALTGACVVPILLADVPNEDPAMIGSGPVSPDPLDARQVERLLRDAGIAMRVPLSIAASLGAMRAGLLPETPKPGQAAFAQVAEPFVVGNAAALDAVGACASTAGLGPVLLSRTPLQGDATAAGRVIAHALARAPAGAVLAWGGETTVRLPDDHGLGGRCQQLALAAAEVLDDLDVRDGWLLAAGTDGRDGPGSAAGARIGPGAWRASAEAGGDPKRSLRRCDAFAALDAAAAILPARDTGTNVMDIVVAVRA